Part of the Arthrobacter globiformis genome is shown below.
TCCACCTCGGACGTGCCGATGCCCATGGCCAGCGCACCGAACGCACCGTGGGTGGAGGTGTGCGAGTCGCCGCACACCACGGTCATTCCGGGCTGGGTCAGTCCAAGCTGCGGCCCCACGACGTGCACGATGCCCTGCTCGGCGTCACCGAGGGAATGCAGGCGGACGCCGAACTCCTCGCAGTTGTTGCGCAGGGTCTGGATCTGGGTCCGGCTGGTGAGGTCGGCGATCGGCTTGTCGATGTCCAGCGTCGGGGTGTTGTGGTCCTCGGTGGCGATGGTGAGGTCCGGGCGGCGCAGCTTGCGGCCGGCCAGGCGGAGACCCTCAAAGGCCTGCGGGGAGGTCACCTCATGGACGAGGTGGAGGTCGATGTACAGAAGGTCCGGCTGGGCGTTGGCGCCTTCGCCGTCGCCTTTGCGCACCACGTGCGCATCCCAGACTTTCTCGGCCAATGTTTTGGCCATGGCCATCTCCCTTCGATGCTGTTTGCTGTTAGATCCACTGAAACAGCAGACCCCTGTAATAAGCCAGTCAAATGATTTGCATCTCAGATAATGAGACGGCAATATCAGTACATGGACAATTCTAGTGGAGTCGGTGTCATTGATAAAGCAGCGCAGGTGCTCGATGCACTTGAGGCCGGGCCCACGACCCTTGCGCAGCTAGTCGCTGCCACGGGACTGGCGCGGCCGACCGTGCACAGGCTGGCCTTGGCGCTGGTCCACCACCGGCTGGTGAGCCGCGACATCCAGGGCCGCTTTGTCCTCGGCAGCCGGCTCGTCGAGCTTGCCTCCGCCGCCGGCGAGGACAGGCTGATCGCCTCCGCGGGGCCGGTCCTCATGCAGCTCCGCGACGCCACCGGCGAAAGCGCCCAGATTTTCCGCCGCCAGGGCGACTGGCGGGTTTGCGTTGCCTCCGCAGAACGTCCGATCGGCCTTCGCGACACCATTCCCGTGGGAACGCAGCTGTCCATGAAGGCCGGTTCGGCCGCCCAGGTGCTGCTCGCCTGGGAGGACCATGACCGGCTGCTGGAAGGCCTGCAGTCGGCGCGCTTCACGCCCACCGTTCTGGCGGGAGTACGACGGCGGGGCTGGGGCCAGAGCCTCGGCGAACGGGAGCCGGGCGTCGCCTCAGTCTCTGCACCTGTGCGTGGACCCTCCGGCAGGGTGATCGCCGCCGTTTCCATCTCCGGCCCCATCGAGCGCCTCACCCGCCAGCCGGGCCGGCTGCACGCGGAGGTCGTCTGCAACGCAGCCCGTGTGCTGACGGAAGCCCTCCGCAAGAATAACGACTAGCTCCACCTGTTTCCCAACTGGCAGAGCGCCCAACTCAGTAGCAGATCAGGGGGTTCCCAGGGCTGGGAACGCCGCGAGCTGCTACCTAGTTTTCGTTTTCAGGTGGATCTAAGGAAATCAGCAGCGGACGCCGCACGGCGGCGTTCTGCAGGCTGCCGCGTTCCCTGATGCTGATGCCGAATTCCCGTTCGATGCTTTCGCGGACGACGGGCTTCCGCATGACGATGACCTCGACGCCGCGTATCCGGCATCGTTGCCGGAGGACCCTTTTCCTGAGCTGCTGTTCGCCGATGTCCTGTTCACCGAGGGCGCTGCCTCCGATGCGGGTTCACCTTGGCGGGGTTTGCAGGACCGGGCCGCGACGGCAATAGCGCTTCTGGCGGCCGACCTTAGCGCCGACGATGCCGGGCTGATCGACCAGGTGCGTGGGTTTGAGAACGTCAAGAGCATGATTGCCGGGCAACAGGCGAGGCTTGCTGTGACGTTTGACGCCCGGCACCGGCAGGAGCACGCCGACCGGGAGACACTGACCGCCGAGGACCTCGGCAAAGACCGCACCAAGGAGTACGGCCTGGGCGCGGCCGAGCAGATCGCGCTGGCCCGGGGCGAGTCCCCAAACCGCGGGCACCGGCTCCTCAACACAGCCAAGGCCCTGACACAGATGCCCCACACCCAGGCCGCCCTGGACAACGGACAGCTCAACGAAGAGCGCGCCATGCACGTCGCGAAGAAACTGCCTGTTTGAACGTCGAGGACCGGACAGCCGTCGACGCGGAACTCGCCGCCGACACCGGAACCTTCAACGGCGCCGGGACCCGGACCGTGATCGCCGCGGTCCGGGCGGCCTCGATCCGCAGGGATCCCCGTTCCGTGACCCAGCGCGCGAGTCAGGCCGCATCGGAACGGACCGTGAGCCTGCGCCCGGCACCGGACTGCATGACCTATCTGACGGCGCTGCTGCCCGTGCACCAGGGCGTCGCCGTGCACGCAGCGCTGACCCGGCAGGCCGACACCCTGCACGCTGCCGGGGACCCGCGCTCCCGCGGTCAGCTCACGGCCG
Proteins encoded:
- a CDS encoding IclR family transcriptional regulator, with product MDNSSGVGVIDKAAQVLDALEAGPTTLAQLVAATGLARPTVHRLALALVHHRLVSRDIQGRFVLGSRLVELASAAGEDRLIASAGPVLMQLRDATGESAQIFRRQGDWRVCVASAERPIGLRDTIPVGTQLSMKAGSAAQVLLAWEDHDRLLEGLQSARFTPTVLAGVRRRGWGQSLGEREPGVASVSAPVRGPSGRVIAAVSISGPIERLTRQPGRLHAEVVCNAARVLTEALRKNND